In Mesorhizobium onobrychidis, the following are encoded in one genomic region:
- a CDS encoding S66 peptidase family protein → MTAQVKPNVLRAGDIVRLVSPASRPDEKDVEQIATLLESNGLRVQLGRHVFDRFGYLAGRDEDRLKDLNEAINDASVRAIIATRGGKGAYRIADALDFAALRADPKPLIGFSEITVLHLAMWRNARVPGIHGACWPAEQFGVRAEQSFLHAILSTEAVTVQSVPGEITSALTTSGQARGILLGGNLDMIATAAGWALPCLRGAILLIEDVEKGLGHVDRNLTRLLKSGALNGVAGVAIGQFSGFASSKGVTIVDLLRERLSHLGVPILGGLPLGHGDRPVAVPIGTEAVLDTSCRTLSVMAAVQ, encoded by the coding sequence GTGACCGCTCAAGTTAAGCCAAATGTGCTTCGCGCAGGCGATATTGTGCGCCTCGTTTCTCCTGCCAGCAGGCCAGATGAGAAAGATGTAGAGCAAATCGCGACTTTGCTTGAGAGCAACGGCTTACGAGTTCAGCTAGGTCGTCATGTCTTTGATCGGTTTGGATATCTCGCCGGACGGGACGAAGATCGACTCAAGGATTTGAACGAAGCTATCAATGACGCATCGGTTCGGGCGATCATCGCGACGCGTGGCGGAAAAGGGGCTTATCGAATTGCAGATGCCCTTGACTTCGCCGCGTTGCGCGCAGACCCGAAGCCGCTGATTGGCTTTAGCGAAATCACCGTTCTGCATCTAGCGATGTGGCGCAACGCTCGTGTCCCCGGCATCCACGGTGCTTGCTGGCCTGCTGAGCAGTTCGGAGTACGTGCCGAACAGTCATTCCTTCACGCTATTCTGTCCACGGAAGCCGTAACGGTCCAGTCTGTGCCTGGTGAAATCACTTCGGCGTTGACCACAAGCGGACAAGCCCGAGGCATCCTTCTGGGGGGTAATCTGGACATGATTGCAACCGCGGCGGGTTGGGCACTGCCATGCCTGAGAGGAGCCATTCTCCTCATCGAAGATGTTGAGAAGGGGCTCGGCCATGTCGATAGAAACCTTACGCGACTGCTGAAATCCGGTGCGCTCAATGGCGTGGCCGGCGTCGCGATAGGTCAATTTAGCGGCTTCGCCAGCTCCAAAGGTGTCACCATTGTGGATCTTCTGCGCGAACGCCTTTCCCATCTCGGCGTCCCGATTCTCGGAGGCCTACCTTTGGGGCACGGGGATCGGCCGGTTGCAGTGCCGATCGGAACGGAAGCCGTGCTAGACACGTCTTGCAGAACGCTGTCCGTGATGGCTGCGGTTCAGTGA
- a CDS encoding transposase, translated as MMGEQSMMQEELFYGFSLERHVPADHLLRAIDRFVDLSGIRQHLAPFYSPIGRPSIDPELLIRMLIVGYCFGIRSERRLCEEVHLNLAYRWFCRLGLEGDVPDHSTFSKTRHGRFRDADLLRELFETVVRRCMAEGLVGGEGFAVDASMIVADAHRQRGIETAEELKPEAKRAVAEYLATLDDAAFGAATPVEPKFISPVDPAARWTASWGGPAVYAYCTNYLIDVEHAIIVDVEPSTAVRQAEVTAAKTMIERTHDDLGLWPGRLIADTGYGSAEMLNWLVHERGIEPHIPVFDKSKRKDGTFSREDFTYDHKADAYICPAGKKLRQRQKTYRMPRPLVDEDGMMRYRASKLDCDACALKPRCCPNAPARKVPRSIYEGVRDMARDIAKTDAYQTSRYQRKKVEMLFAHLKRILKLDRLRLRGPCGARDEFHLAAIAQNLRKLAKICPLGTPIQAT; from the coding sequence ATGATGGGCGAGCAAAGTATGATGCAGGAGGAGCTGTTCTACGGCTTCAGCCTGGAGCGGCATGTGCCGGCGGACCACCTGCTCAGAGCCATCGACCGCTTCGTGGACCTGTCCGGCATTCGCCAGCATCTGGCACCCTTCTACAGCCCGATCGGCCGTCCCTCGATCGACCCTGAGTTGCTGATCCGGATGCTGATCGTCGGCTATTGCTTCGGCATCCGCTCGGAGCGGCGGCTGTGCGAGGAGGTTCATCTGAACCTGGCCTACCGGTGGTTCTGTCGGCTTGGCCTGGAAGGCGATGTGCCGGACCATTCCACCTTCTCCAAGACTCGCCACGGACGCTTCCGCGATGCCGATCTGCTGCGTGAGCTGTTCGAGACCGTCGTCCGGCGCTGCATGGCGGAAGGCCTCGTCGGCGGCGAAGGCTTTGCGGTGGATGCCAGCATGATCGTCGCCGACGCTCATCGTCAGCGCGGGATTGAAACGGCTGAGGAGCTTAAGCCTGAGGCCAAGCGGGCCGTGGCCGAATATCTCGCCACGCTGGATGATGCCGCCTTCGGGGCCGCCACACCGGTGGAGCCCAAGTTCATCTCTCCTGTCGATCCCGCCGCACGTTGGACTGCCTCTTGGGGCGGCCCGGCCGTCTACGCATATTGCACGAATTATTTGATCGACGTGGAGCACGCCATCATCGTCGATGTGGAGCCCTCGACCGCCGTGCGCCAGGCCGAGGTGACGGCCGCCAAGACCATGATCGAGCGCACCCACGACGATCTCGGCCTCTGGCCAGGGCGGCTGATTGCCGACACCGGCTACGGCTCGGCCGAGATGCTGAACTGGCTGGTGCATGAGCGCGGGATCGAGCCGCATATCCCGGTGTTCGACAAGTCCAAACGCAAGGACGGCACCTTCTCGCGTGAGGACTTCACCTACGATCACAAGGCCGATGCCTACATCTGTCCTGCCGGAAAGAAGCTCAGGCAGCGCCAGAAGACCTATCGGATGCCGCGCCCTCTCGTCGACGAGGACGGCATGATGCGCTATCGCGCCAGCAAGCTGGACTGCGACGCCTGTGCCCTGAAGCCGCGGTGCTGCCCGAACGCGCCGGCGCGCAAGGTACCGCGCTCGATCTATGAGGGCGTGCGCGACATGGCCCGCGATATCGCCAAGACCGACGCCTACCAAACCTCACGCTATCAGCGGAAGAAGGTGGAGATGCTGTTCGCGCACCTCAAGCGCATCCTGAAGCTCGACAGACTGCGATTGCGCGGTCCCTGCGGTGCCCGCGATGAGTTCCACCTCGCAGCCATCGCCCAGAACCTCAGGAAATTGGCCAAGATCTGCCCCCTTGGGACACCAATCCAAGCCACTTAG
- a CDS encoding trypsin-like serine peptidase encodes MAKRTYRKAGNASKPRPEASGAKAEREALILPSRMGETNGGGSPENVPGFDLFRAVTAGFETKRVAGATIVAAMPDGGFFSQGSGNPGPVFLGSPAAKPENVIGADNRTRVTDTAMTPWRCICHLEVEYESGPVGMGTGFLIGPHTVITAAHVLVDRRLFGWQRPRKAKRVRILPGRNGTLAPYGYVVTDSFEIPPEWTAEDAKEAAAPAFDFAAIRIPKTSENEVEHEALGARLGYFGLRAYTADEESEVDLLFVNNAGYPKEANKPLGTLWYNAGRISKWDKDFVEYMVDTEGGHSGSPIYYFDEKKQQRYVVAIHTTGDFVNRGLRITPAVFDRIRKWAQR; translated from the coding sequence ATGGCGAAGCGCACATATCGGAAAGCCGGGAATGCTTCGAAGCCACGGCCGGAAGCTTCGGGGGCCAAAGCAGAGAGAGAGGCTTTGATTCTGCCAAGCCGCATGGGCGAGACCAATGGTGGCGGCTCGCCAGAGAATGTTCCCGGTTTCGACCTATTCCGCGCAGTAACAGCAGGCTTTGAAACCAAGCGGGTAGCAGGCGCAACGATTGTGGCAGCGATGCCAGACGGCGGCTTTTTTTCTCAAGGGAGTGGTAACCCGGGCCCCGTTTTTCTCGGTTCGCCTGCCGCAAAACCTGAAAACGTGATTGGAGCCGACAACCGCACGCGCGTCACCGATACGGCGATGACGCCCTGGCGCTGCATTTGCCACTTGGAGGTTGAATACGAGAGCGGGCCTGTAGGAATGGGCACCGGATTCTTGATTGGTCCGCATACAGTCATTACCGCAGCCCACGTATTGGTCGATCGGCGGCTCTTCGGCTGGCAGCGGCCTCGCAAGGCAAAGCGAGTCCGCATCCTTCCGGGTCGGAATGGGACGCTCGCGCCTTACGGTTATGTCGTCACCGACAGTTTCGAGATCCCTCCTGAATGGACTGCGGAGGATGCCAAGGAGGCCGCCGCGCCCGCATTTGATTTCGCAGCAATTCGCATTCCGAAGACCTCGGAGAACGAAGTGGAACACGAAGCTCTCGGCGCGCGGCTCGGATATTTTGGCCTGAGGGCGTATACGGCGGATGAAGAAAGCGAGGTCGACCTGCTCTTCGTCAACAACGCCGGCTATCCAAAGGAAGCCAACAAGCCATTGGGAACGCTATGGTACAATGCAGGCCGTATCAGCAAATGGGATAAGGATTTCGTAGAATATATGGTCGATACGGAGGGCGGGCACAGCGGCAGTCCAATCTACTACTTTGACGAAAAGAAACAGCAACGTTATGTGGTCGCGATCCATACGACTGGCGATTTTGTCAATCGTGGCCTGAGAATTACTCCTGCTGTATTCGACAGAATTCGCAAATGGGCTCAGCGCTGA
- a CDS encoding RcgR family putative quorum lactone hydrolase, whose translation MYHSWLDHWDERRARRGEEGKKPTDFVLDAERAFPGAKKITSIEEFCALADQAVADPAFFDEPSVSDQGFERLDGWLKFPSDISTDIEQNNVVSAKITESGSFDQAMVIFHHWNASARNRQIANFFSQRGITVVEIAMPYHFERSRPGSVHADYMLSPNLGRTIQSVRQAVLDGRKLIRWLKSEGYREISVLGMSLGSWVAAIVAAHDLAVSKASLFLTAGSLADMVWTGRATRSIRDSLEPEIELTDLRRAWGPLNLENYAHSLARPDLDLQVVLAKRDKVVLPELSERFMQRLKDAGARPNILELNCGHYSLAMPPYILLAGLSVKRLLRRGR comes from the coding sequence GTGTATCATAGTTGGCTTGATCATTGGGATGAGCGGCGGGCGCGACGCGGTGAGGAAGGGAAGAAACCAACGGATTTCGTCCTTGACGCGGAACGCGCCTTTCCAGGTGCGAAGAAGATAACAAGTATCGAGGAATTCTGTGCCCTTGCGGACCAAGCAGTGGCTGATCCAGCCTTTTTCGATGAGCCGAGTGTGAGTGATCAGGGTTTTGAAAGGCTAGATGGGTGGCTCAAATTTCCATCGGACATTTCTACTGATATCGAACAGAACAATGTCGTCTCGGCGAAAATCACAGAAAGCGGGTCGTTCGATCAGGCGATGGTGATTTTTCACCATTGGAATGCAAGCGCCCGGAATCGTCAGATTGCCAACTTTTTCTCGCAGCGTGGCATCACGGTTGTCGAGATTGCTATGCCTTATCACTTCGAACGCAGCCGTCCCGGCTCCGTGCACGCCGACTATATGCTTAGCCCTAATCTCGGTCGAACGATCCAATCTGTAAGGCAGGCAGTGTTGGATGGGCGAAAACTCATACGTTGGTTGAAAAGCGAAGGCTATCGAGAGATTTCGGTTCTCGGAATGAGCTTAGGTTCCTGGGTTGCGGCCATAGTCGCGGCACACGACTTGGCTGTGTCAAAAGCCTCGTTGTTTCTGACGGCGGGGAGTCTAGCGGATATGGTTTGGACGGGCCGCGCGACACGATCGATACGCGATAGCCTTGAGCCTGAGATTGAGCTGACCGATCTCAGAAGGGCCTGGGGTCCACTTAACTTGGAGAATTACGCGCATAGTTTGGCACGGCCTGATCTCGATCTTCAGGTTGTGTTGGCTAAGAGAGACAAAGTGGTGTTGCCAGAGCTATCGGAGAGGTTCATGCAGAGGCTGAAGGACGCCGGGGCTAGGCCAAATATTTTGGAATTAAACTGTGGTCACTATTCGCTCGCCATGCCGCCTTACATTTTGTTGGCCGGTTTGAGCGTGAAGCGGTTACTAAGGCGCGGCCGTTGA
- a CDS encoding RcgA family putative transporter, whose product MIKNGKIFLPPPGDESDFKELFKRLAAAGAGRPLGKDGFPAGPWTPELLAEAISQIDSNRIGVDLRTVQLWFQENEKGISTANVRWLARVFGCDDPVATSEWQMELSAAQSRLSAKRREWKRAGSSIAQEIPDTALAATFDDDTASPAELKRDTDAKGPRRRFSLARKSEAFFSHGSPLNLPASVFAGVTALGFLSYITGIHSATYGRADGVVKQVGFLWTANWTFVFMVFLPLFFAFVTELVTFWKDEGRPKLVAQGDKMGSDDAWARSVEASSYSYWAVFLICVLFAGLFQWIGVSLIPLMKGGGNYATDWGSLAIVRPEVISVPEAVVFTGLAYLYMCLCFYLFFVGLILLYTVIHDLWRIGEAASNRPEVDYQHEHNEASLRVMRGIFRCTVLGVLIAIVMKVQSAYLTSRGENIVAWLVGDMSSAFYGRSDVSAGISYRRPTHYSSLLIAISTCVVFLYGSIRLGVERRFCMPLWRMSAIVALLVAGYLLIDAFTGFSILLGVGVLLAIYGLFDPGLGRWRASKLGNNQSVS is encoded by the coding sequence TTGATTAAGAATGGAAAAATATTTCTCCCTCCGCCGGGAGACGAAAGTGATTTCAAAGAATTATTCAAGCGGTTGGCCGCAGCGGGTGCTGGTCGGCCATTGGGCAAGGACGGGTTTCCTGCTGGCCCATGGACGCCCGAGCTTCTCGCAGAGGCGATTTCACAGATCGATTCCAACCGGATTGGGGTCGATCTGCGAACGGTGCAGCTTTGGTTTCAAGAGAACGAGAAGGGAATTAGCACTGCCAATGTTCGTTGGCTGGCGAGGGTTTTTGGGTGCGATGATCCGGTGGCAACCAGCGAATGGCAGATGGAGCTTAGTGCGGCGCAATCGCGGTTATCGGCCAAGAGACGAGAATGGAAGAGAGCCGGAAGCAGCATTGCACAGGAGATTCCAGATACAGCGCTGGCTGCGACCTTCGATGACGACACAGCGTCTCCGGCAGAGCTAAAACGGGATACTGACGCCAAGGGGCCGAGGCGGCGTTTTAGTTTGGCGAGAAAATCGGAGGCGTTTTTTAGTCACGGATCTCCCCTGAATTTACCGGCGTCGGTGTTTGCGGGTGTCACCGCTCTTGGGTTTTTGTCGTATATTACGGGGATTCACAGCGCGACATATGGCCGGGCGGATGGCGTCGTCAAGCAGGTTGGGTTTCTTTGGACAGCGAATTGGACATTCGTCTTCATGGTATTTTTGCCACTGTTTTTTGCCTTCGTGACCGAGCTAGTGACCTTTTGGAAAGATGAAGGCCGCCCAAAGCTTGTAGCGCAGGGCGACAAGATGGGAAGCGACGATGCCTGGGCGCGCAGCGTAGAAGCTTCTTCGTATTCATATTGGGCGGTTTTTTTGATTTGTGTGCTGTTCGCCGGTCTTTTTCAGTGGATCGGCGTGTCATTGATCCCGTTAATGAAAGGTGGTGGCAACTATGCGACGGATTGGGGCTCGTTAGCGATTGTGCGCCCTGAGGTCATATCGGTGCCAGAAGCGGTCGTATTCACCGGGCTCGCTTACCTATACATGTGCCTGTGCTTTTATCTGTTCTTCGTAGGTCTCATTTTGCTCTATACGGTGATCCATGATCTTTGGAGAATTGGAGAAGCAGCGAGTAATCGGCCGGAAGTGGATTATCAACACGAGCACAACGAAGCCAGCCTCAGGGTTATGCGTGGGATTTTTCGGTGTACTGTTTTGGGGGTTCTGATCGCCATAGTCATGAAGGTCCAGAGTGCTTACCTGACATCGCGTGGAGAGAATATTGTGGCTTGGTTGGTCGGCGATATGTCTTCCGCCTTCTATGGGCGCAGTGATGTGAGCGCCGGGATCAGCTATCGTAGGCCGACCCATTACAGTAGCCTTCTTATCGCTATTTCGACCTGTGTTGTATTTCTGTACGGCTCCATCCGTTTAGGTGTCGAACGTCGGTTTTGTATGCCTTTGTGGAGGATGTCAGCGATCGTAGCGTTACTCGTGGCTGGCTACTTGCTGATCGATGCATTTACTGGCTTTTCGATCCTTCTGGGCGTTGGAGTGCTGCTCGCAATATACGGCCTGTTTGATCCAGGGTTGGGGCGATGGCGAGCGAGTAAGTTAGGAAACAATCAGAGTGTATCATAG
- a CDS encoding adenylate/guanylate cyclase domain-containing protein, translating to MERKLAAIVAADVVAYSALMEADEGGTFERLRASRRELFEPEINKHHGRIFKLMGDGLLAEFGSAVDAVECAVTLQRGMVERNASVPESERFEVRVGINLGEVIVEGDDRYGEGVNVAARLQQLADPGGICVSEKVSKEVEKKLAFEFEPMGGQRVKNIAEPIYCYRVNLQSARATSAGRPISLELPDRAAVAVLPFDNMSSDPEQEFFAEGLAEDLITDLSKVPGLLVIARNSSFVYKGRSVDVRSIAKDLGVRYVVEGSVRKAAARVRINAQLIDARENAHVWADRFDGDLADVFALQDEVVGKIVSALSGSLPSARSMPRQRTSNFEAYELLVRGRTLVTQSPDANKTARPLLERAIQLDPGFAEAHAWLAMSHVWGWMHWGETEEHRSLGRAEAERAVSLDPGNAGAHSILGYILQFDFKADEAAAEFATALRIDPNHADSWIFLAESKAHLGNAVEAIECIQNAFRLDPYPPGRYYWMRGYVEYAAHRYEEAVDTLRHETTYRTGSRRILAAALAQLGRTDEAKEEARKFLAANPHFSIRQWASTQPFRRDADRQHFVDGYLMAGLPE from the coding sequence ATGGAACGCAAGCTTGCGGCCATTGTCGCCGCCGACGTCGTAGCTTACTCGGCCCTGATGGAGGCGGACGAGGGAGGGACCTTCGAACGGCTCAGGGCCAGCCGCAGGGAGCTGTTCGAGCCCGAGATCAACAAGCATCACGGGCGCATCTTCAAGCTGATGGGCGACGGTTTGCTGGCGGAATTCGGCAGTGCAGTCGATGCTGTCGAGTGTGCGGTGACACTTCAGCGCGGCATGGTGGAGCGCAACGCAAGCGTCCCCGAAAGCGAGCGCTTCGAGGTCCGCGTCGGGATCAATCTGGGAGAAGTGATAGTCGAAGGAGACGATCGCTACGGCGAGGGTGTCAATGTCGCCGCTCGCCTGCAGCAGCTCGCTGATCCCGGCGGCATCTGCGTTTCAGAGAAGGTGTCCAAGGAGGTCGAGAAGAAGCTGGCGTTTGAGTTCGAACCCATGGGCGGGCAGCGGGTGAAGAATATAGCCGAGCCGATATACTGCTATCGCGTGAACTTGCAGTCGGCGAGAGCCACTTCGGCCGGTCGACCGATATCGCTGGAACTGCCCGACAGGGCGGCCGTCGCCGTCTTACCGTTCGACAACATGAGCAGCGATCCGGAGCAGGAGTTCTTCGCCGAGGGATTGGCTGAAGACTTGATCACCGATCTGTCAAAGGTGCCCGGCCTTCTGGTGATCGCGCGCAACTCCTCGTTTGTCTACAAGGGAAGGTCGGTCGACGTCCGATCGATCGCGAAGGATCTTGGCGTCCGCTACGTTGTCGAAGGCAGTGTGCGGAAGGCGGCGGCGCGTGTCAGAATCAACGCGCAGCTTATCGACGCGCGCGAGAATGCGCATGTCTGGGCAGACCGCTTCGACGGCGACCTGGCCGATGTCTTCGCCTTGCAGGACGAGGTTGTTGGTAAGATCGTTAGTGCACTTTCCGGTTCGTTGCCTTCGGCGCGCTCGATGCCTCGGCAGAGGACGTCGAATTTCGAAGCGTACGAGCTTCTGGTGCGCGGACGGACCTTGGTGACGCAGTCGCCAGACGCGAACAAAACCGCGCGTCCGCTCCTCGAAAGAGCGATCCAGCTCGATCCGGGCTTTGCGGAGGCGCATGCTTGGCTCGCGATGTCACACGTCTGGGGTTGGATGCACTGGGGAGAGACTGAGGAGCACCGTTCACTTGGTCGAGCGGAGGCTGAGCGGGCTGTGTCGCTTGATCCAGGGAACGCCGGGGCGCACTCGATCCTGGGTTATATTTTACAGTTCGATTTTAAGGCGGATGAGGCAGCGGCGGAATTTGCGACAGCGCTGAGGATCGACCCCAATCACGCCGACTCTTGGATCTTTCTCGCTGAATCGAAGGCGCATCTCGGTAACGCGGTCGAGGCGATCGAGTGCATTCAAAATGCCTTCCGGCTGGATCCCTACCCGCCCGGACGATACTATTGGATGCGCGGATACGTGGAATATGCGGCGCACCGATACGAGGAAGCGGTCGACACCCTTCGGCATGAAACAACCTACCGGACAGGGTCGCGGCGGATTTTGGCGGCCGCCCTTGCACAGCTTGGCCGGACGGACGAGGCCAAGGAGGAAGCACGAAAATTCCTCGCCGCCAACCCGCATTTTTCTATACGGCAATGGGCGAGCACACAGCCGTTCCGCCGCGACGCGGATCGCCAGCATTTCGTGGATGGCTATCTAATGGCGGGTCTACCGGAATGA
- a CDS encoding SOS response-associated peptidase: MPTRVRSLTSPNRFEGGSLVSDSSVRCRKSARRIFVPVWAYNKNLDITSCTIITAAAGDPMRQIHDRQPVILDPGLRCLA, encoded by the coding sequence ATGCCGACCAGAGTGCGATCGTTGACGAGCCCGAATCGTTTCGAAGGTGGCTCGCTCGTATCGGATTCCAGCGTCCGTTGTCGCAAGTCTGCTCGTCGCATTTTCGTTCCGGTATGGGCTTACAACAAGAATCTGGACATCACGAGCTGCACTATCATCACCGCGGCGGCCGGAGACCCAATGCGGCAAATCCACGATCGCCAGCCAGTGATCCTCGACCCCGGTTTACGATGCCTGGCTTGA
- a CDS encoding pentapeptide repeat-containing protein yields the protein MAKRVPRRRVDPSNEMPPHPPQKPIADLAPVASELAATAIDLTSLRSAVIDAAGVSTALWFSYLFALLYLFIAVLGVNHEDVFRETPVDLPFLSVKLPLLGFFSLGPVLFLTVHTYVLLHCFFLADKVGVFHSELERQIPDAEVRTRLRRQLPSNVFVQFLAGAREVRKGVVGLMLRIIALISLVVAPVVLLITYQVIFLPYQSESLTWSHRLVFVIDLFILWRLWPSIISGRMKRIRDLRSAEMLGSLTGTIFLLYFVIGVVTFPDELMDRLPLTTWAKQQLFGNQGSQDSILSNRLFLPKVQPIDRTKWKEDVDFDAGETTISLKERNFRGAVLREAVLRNADFTSSDLSDADLGSTDLRGVVFEGASLRRASLQDADLGGASFVSANLQQTQFEFSRAPGASFALADLRGTQIRNAKMIAASFDSADLQGAWFEDVNLVGADFQSAQLQGASFNGVHLQGAFLQGAALWRAELDAGYRGDFDAKENAVALADSDRCSLNFSADPPGGSNSWKEWVSSNFDETGPFESLTGSMERDLEAKLQSTWLACGVIPAARIAKRLSDLACDEDGAPFVAQAIVQRLAQGLWMPGRDLGVQSGPFARRLLNPKVCEGASRLNSVDRRSLEKIARQDPFYQ from the coding sequence ATGGCAAAAAGAGTACCGCGGCGTCGCGTTGACCCATCCAATGAGATGCCCCCGCACCCGCCTCAGAAACCAATAGCCGATCTTGCACCGGTGGCGTCGGAACTTGCCGCAACCGCGATAGATCTCACTTCACTCAGGAGTGCCGTTATAGATGCCGCAGGTGTGAGCACAGCACTATGGTTCAGCTACTTGTTCGCACTGCTATATCTTTTTATCGCCGTTTTGGGTGTAAATCACGAAGATGTATTTCGTGAGACACCAGTAGATCTGCCGTTTCTCAGTGTTAAACTTCCTCTGTTGGGCTTCTTTTCGTTAGGACCCGTTTTATTCCTAACGGTCCATACTTACGTACTGCTGCACTGCTTCTTTCTTGCAGATAAGGTTGGTGTGTTCCATTCCGAACTTGAACGTCAGATTCCTGATGCGGAAGTCAGAACAAGGCTACGTCGTCAGCTTCCGAGCAACGTCTTCGTGCAATTTCTGGCTGGAGCGCGCGAAGTGCGTAAGGGGGTCGTCGGCTTGATGCTTCGTATTATTGCTCTCATTAGTCTTGTAGTGGCGCCTGTTGTATTATTAATTACTTATCAGGTAATATTTCTTCCGTACCAAAGCGAGTCGTTAACATGGAGTCATAGACTTGTGTTTGTTATTGACCTATTTATTCTGTGGCGACTCTGGCCGTCGATTATAAGTGGCAGGATGAAGAGAATTCGCGACTTACGTTCGGCTGAAATGTTGGGGTCACTGACGGGAACCATTTTTTTATTATATTTTGTGATCGGTGTTGTGACGTTTCCTGACGAATTGATGGATCGCCTCCCATTAACGACGTGGGCTAAACAGCAATTATTTGGAAATCAAGGCTCGCAAGATAGTATTCTCTCGAATCGCCTCTTCTTGCCGAAGGTCCAACCCATCGACCGTACGAAGTGGAAGGAGGATGTAGACTTTGACGCGGGTGAGACGACGATTTCGCTTAAGGAGAGGAACTTCCGCGGGGCAGTACTGAGAGAAGCCGTTCTCAGAAACGCGGATTTCACTTCTTCGGACTTGAGCGATGCGGATCTCGGTTCAACCGATCTCCGAGGCGTGGTTTTCGAAGGTGCATCCCTTCGACGGGCGTCTCTCCAAGACGCGGATCTGGGAGGCGCTTCTTTCGTTTCGGCAAATCTCCAGCAGACGCAGTTCGAATTCTCAAGAGCGCCGGGGGCGTCATTTGCGCTAGCTGACCTGAGAGGGACTCAGATTCGCAATGCGAAGATGATAGCAGCATCCTTCGACTCGGCTGACCTGCAAGGCGCTTGGTTTGAAGACGTTAACTTGGTCGGTGCTGACTTTCAGAGCGCACAACTTCAGGGGGCCTCTTTCAATGGCGTGCATTTGCAGGGGGCGTTCCTCCAAGGGGCGGCTCTCTGGCGCGCAGAGCTTGATGCGGGATATCGCGGAGACTTTGATGCGAAAGAAAATGCTGTGGCGCTGGCGGACTCTGACCGGTGCAGTCTGAACTTCTCGGCAGATCCTCCAGGAGGCAGTAATAGTTGGAAGGAGTGGGTATCGAGCAACTTCGACGAGACAGGTCCCTTCGAAAGTCTAACCGGCTCCATGGAGCGGGACCTTGAGGCAAAACTACAATCAACTTGGCTAGCCTGCGGGGTGATTCCGGCCGCTAGGATCGCCAAGAGATTGTCGGATTTGGCATGCGATGAAGATGGCGCGCCCTTTGTGGCGCAGGCTATTGTCCAGCGCCTCGCCCAGGGACTGTGGATGCCGGGTCGCGATCTGGGCGTACAATCAGGGCCGTTTGCCCGCCGTCTACTAAACCCAAAAGTATGCGAGGGGGCTTCCCGGCTAAATTCGGTTGACCGCCGCAGTTTAGAGAAAATAGCCAGACAGGATCCGTTCTATCAGTAG